Genomic segment of Candidatus Goldiibacteriota bacterium:
TTCAGGAGAAACGGTAAAATGAAAAAATTTGTTTTAACGGCAGTAATAGCGCTTGCGGTGTCGTCATGTATGTTCGCGAAACCGTCGGAAGATGATGTTTTTTTAAAAGCAATGACCCTTTATAATTCCAAAGAATATAAGAATGCCTCCGCGGCATTTGAAACTTTTATTAAGGAATACCCTTCCAGCAGGTATAAACCTTCCGCGCTTATGAAAATCGCGGAAGCCGAAGAAAATGTTGATAAAAAGAAAGATATTTATGAAAGAATTATAAAAGAGTATCCCGGCACAGAGTACGAAGCAGAAGCCGTGTATTCGCTTGGCAGAATGTATTACGCCATGGCAGAGGATAAAAAAGCGGAAGAGTACCTTGGGGCGGTAATGGGCAGGTTTCCCAATACAGTATGGATAGAGCCGGCTTACTATTATATGATTCTTTCCCTTGACGGGCAGGGCAGGCAGGAAGAGGCAAAAAAACTTTACGCGGATTATAACGGCGGCAAAGGGTATTATATGTACAAAAACAGGATAGAACTGGCTTACGCCAACATTCTGTTTAAGCAGGCAAAATTCGGCGAAGCTGTGTTTTCTTATCAAAATGTAATTGATAAAACAGAGGACACTGAAAAATATATTTATCTGCCTGATGTTTATAAGAAACTTGCGGAAGCTTACAGAAAATCGGGAAATGTGGAAAAAGCAAAAGACGCGGAATCCGCTATGTTAAAAAGGTTTCCTTCTGCTGACCTGCCCGAAGAATCCGTAAAGGTGGGAGCCGTGACAGCGGTTGATACCGTAACCGGAACAATGCCGGCTGAAGTGAAACCAACGGAAATAATTGAATATTTTACCGTGCAGGTGGGCGCTTTTTCGCTTGAAAAAAACGCGGAACTTGAAAAAGAAAATCTGGCAAAAAAAGGGGTTAAAGCCGAAATTGTAAAAGACGGAAATTTCTTTAAGTTAAAAACAGGAAAGTTCCGGACCAGGGCGGAAGCTGAAAGTTTTGCAAAAGGAAAGGGCTTAAAGAATTACCTTGCAAGGAAGGATTTTTAAATAAAAAATAGTAAAGGGAGGGATAAGCGATGGCTGAACAGAAAAAAACAAGTCTTGAAATGGTGCAGAAAACATCAATCCTGGGGACTGACAAAGAAGGCAATACCACGTATAAGCTGAGTTTTTATATAGATGATGCCCCTATAAAATCAAAAACCGCGGGGATAGAAGTTTATGCAATTGAAGTTATAAATAAGGAAGGTACGCTTGTACGCTATGAAATGTACGGTGACATACCCGACGGCAGAGTTGTGGAATACTATGAAACGGGCGAAATAATGATGGAAAAGAACTATTTTAACGGGCAGAAGACCGGGCTTTATAAGCTGTATTACCCGTCGGGCAATGTGTGGAAAGAAGGCAAGTTTGCCGGTGATAATATTATAAGGTTAAAGACATTTGCTGAAAATGGCAAGCTTATATCTGAAAAAGTATATTCCGAAATTGTATCAATAAGGACAGGCGAGACAGAGGTGTTTTACAAACTTGGCCGTGAAATTGCCCGCTGGGTACACGGTGCTGACGGAATGATAAAGAAATACGGCGAAACGATAGACGGGGTTGTAAAATATTATCACGACAAGCGGCTAAAAGAAGAACATATGTACGATGAAGGCATCCTGACCAGCATAAAGAAATACACAAAAGAAGGCAAAGTGCTCTCCGAACAGAAATTCGGCGAAACGGATTATTATAAGAATACAAGGTAGTTTAGTTGGTTTAAGAATTTGTAGGGACAGCGCTCCCGCGCTGTCCGGGTATTTGTTTATGCAGTGGTAGGTGCGTCCTTTTAGGGCGCGGTTGGAGTGAGCCTGCGAAGCGGAAATCCCCGGGCTTACGCGAGTTTACGAGTGTAAGTGTTAGGGGACAGTTGATTTGTTTTGGAATTGGTAGACGCGGGTCTTTAGCCCGCGCGTTGTTGACTTAATTATTTGTTTTTACTTCCGTCCCTCTGTCCCTCCGTGCATCCGTCCCTCAGTTTTACAGGGGTTGGGTATATTTTTTCAGTACGTGCCGCAAATTGGTGTTCTTGTATCCAAACAATCCTGAAATCGCCGGTGTGTTAACGTCATTGGCAACCGTAAACTCCCGGTACATACGAATCTGCCGGCGCGGCATTAAACAGCTCCTGCCGCAAACATAGTATGTTTATGCGGCACGCACTGAAAA
This window contains:
- a CDS encoding tetratricopeptide repeat protein; translation: MKKFVLTAVIALAVSSCMFAKPSEDDVFLKAMTLYNSKEYKNASAAFETFIKEYPSSRYKPSALMKIAEAEENVDKKKDIYERIIKEYPGTEYEAEAVYSLGRMYYAMAEDKKAEEYLGAVMGRFPNTVWIEPAYYYMILSLDGQGRQEEAKKLYADYNGGKGYYMYKNRIELAYANILFKQAKFGEAVFSYQNVIDKTEDTEKYIYLPDVYKKLAEAYRKSGNVEKAKDAESAMLKRFPSADLPEESVKVGAVTAVDTVTGTMPAEVKPTEIIEYFTVQVGAFSLEKNAELEKENLAKKGVKAEIVKDGNFFKLKTGKFRTRAEAESFAKGKGLKNYLARKDF